In Alteromonas mediterranea DE, a single genomic region encodes these proteins:
- a CDS encoding DNA polymerase II, which translates to MQASSIQQGFILNKGTFTLRGKVYVELWVKTPTGTVRLISAPQAPTCFVALEHVEALQSIAQRVPATLDIKNDGFNTLEQKQVATVKTATESHMHQLRQLAREANIVLYEADIRVADRYLMERFVYGAVEFIGPNAGADSSPTTVIENAQIRPCHFRTRFSSLSIDIECDEHEMLFSIALAGEGVNLVLLVCPPTFEKRGVEQRNDKPYQLLVLNSEKELLHAFFHHVTSYDPDIILGWNVKQFDMAVLARRAKANRLKFTLGRHEREASVRQWEDQTLVDVPGRCVIDGIEALKTMTYQFESFSLDNVSEALLGENKLIQETDKLAAIKRLYHEDPIALADYNYKDTELVNRIQEQTQFIDFLALRSILTGLDMTRPGGSVAAFLNVYLPKLHRKSYIAGVRPENGGLASPGGYVMRSQPGLYKDVLVLDFKSLYPSIIRTFKIDPMGLAEGLKSPKHAIEGFKGAVFSRTSHFLPTIIENLWLQRDEAKKQKDAPRSQAIKILMNSFYGVLGSGGCPFYDPRLASSITLRGHEIMQTTAGWIEELGYTVIYGDTDSTFVHVEGNGTLGTPTETGIKLAQIINEKWSALLKDRYDIACHLEIEFESHFSTFFMPTIRGSTEGSKKRYAGMKDGQLTFKGLENVRSDWTTLAKTFQYELYERVFTGQPVESYISDMLNAVKAGELDDDLVYKKRLRKPLSSYIKSLPPHVKAARRADEHFKEQGLPLRYQTNTTIAYVITVQGPQTVETAFVPLDYDHYIEKQIKPIAESILPLISLNFEQIANDQLTLF; encoded by the coding sequence ATGCAAGCTTCATCAATTCAGCAAGGATTTATACTCAATAAAGGTACCTTCACACTACGTGGCAAAGTCTACGTAGAACTGTGGGTTAAAACGCCGACAGGTACCGTTAGGTTAATATCTGCGCCCCAAGCCCCCACGTGTTTTGTGGCATTGGAGCATGTTGAAGCGTTACAGAGCATCGCACAACGGGTTCCGGCCACATTAGACATTAAGAATGACGGCTTTAATACGCTAGAACAAAAGCAAGTGGCCACGGTTAAAACCGCGACTGAGTCTCACATGCACCAGCTACGTCAGCTTGCACGAGAGGCAAATATTGTACTGTACGAAGCCGACATCCGTGTGGCTGATCGCTATTTAATGGAAAGGTTTGTGTATGGCGCGGTTGAATTTATCGGGCCTAACGCCGGCGCTGATAGCTCACCGACAACAGTAATTGAAAATGCACAAATACGCCCCTGTCACTTTCGAACACGCTTCTCTTCTCTAAGCATAGATATTGAGTGTGACGAACATGAAATGCTGTTTAGTATTGCTTTAGCCGGTGAAGGGGTAAACCTTGTGCTCCTTGTTTGCCCACCAACTTTTGAAAAGCGGGGTGTGGAGCAGCGAAACGACAAGCCATACCAACTACTAGTGCTTAATTCGGAAAAAGAGCTACTACACGCGTTTTTTCACCATGTTACCTCCTACGACCCCGACATTATTTTAGGATGGAATGTTAAGCAGTTCGACATGGCAGTACTTGCTCGAAGGGCCAAAGCGAATAGACTCAAATTTACCCTTGGCCGCCATGAACGCGAAGCTTCAGTCAGACAATGGGAAGATCAAACCTTGGTTGATGTACCAGGGCGCTGTGTAATAGATGGCATTGAAGCACTTAAAACAATGACCTATCAGTTTGAGTCGTTCTCGTTAGATAACGTTTCAGAGGCACTGTTAGGTGAAAACAAACTTATTCAAGAGACCGACAAATTAGCGGCGATAAAACGTTTATATCATGAAGACCCCATTGCGCTGGCCGACTATAACTATAAAGACACGGAGCTGGTAAACCGCATACAGGAGCAAACCCAATTTATCGACTTCCTCGCGTTGCGAAGCATACTGACGGGGTTGGATATGACGAGGCCCGGCGGGTCGGTGGCGGCATTTTTGAACGTATACTTACCTAAACTTCATCGCAAATCTTATATTGCTGGCGTTAGACCTGAAAATGGCGGGTTAGCGAGCCCAGGTGGCTATGTCATGCGGTCACAGCCTGGCCTCTACAAAGATGTATTAGTTCTCGACTTTAAAAGTCTATACCCTTCTATTATACGTACATTCAAAATTGACCCCATGGGGTTGGCTGAAGGATTGAAATCGCCTAAACATGCTATAGAAGGGTTCAAAGGCGCGGTATTCAGTCGTACCTCCCACTTTTTGCCTACTATCATTGAGAACTTATGGTTGCAGCGTGACGAGGCGAAAAAGCAAAAGGATGCACCTCGTTCACAAGCGATTAAAATATTAATGAATTCGTTTTACGGTGTACTAGGTAGTGGTGGCTGCCCCTTTTACGATCCCCGCCTTGCGAGTTCTATCACTTTACGTGGACATGAGATCATGCAAACCACTGCCGGATGGATAGAAGAACTCGGTTATACCGTCATTTACGGTGATACCGACTCGACCTTTGTTCACGTAGAAGGTAACGGCACATTGGGTACGCCCACAGAAACGGGTATTAAGCTTGCACAAATCATCAACGAAAAATGGTCGGCACTACTTAAAGACCGCTATGACATTGCTTGTCACTTAGAGATTGAATTCGAGTCTCACTTTTCAACGTTTTTTATGCCTACGATTAGGGGCTCTACCGAAGGAAGTAAAAAACGTTACGCGGGAATGAAAGACGGACAACTAACCTTTAAAGGCTTAGAAAACGTGCGCTCAGACTGGACAACTCTGGCTAAAACGTTTCAATACGAACTGTACGAACGGGTATTCACTGGTCAACCTGTAGAGAGCTATATAAGTGACATGCTAAACGCGGTTAAAGCAGGGGAACTTGATGATGATTTAGTGTACAAAAAGCGCTTAAGAAAACCGTTGTCTTCTTATATTAAATCACTTCCCCCCCATGTAAAAGCTGCGCGGCGAGCTGATGAGCATTTTAAAGAGCAAGGGTTGCCATTGCGCTATCAAACAAACACAACAATTGCCTATGTGATTACAGTTCAAGGCCCGCAGACTGTGGAAACCGCGTTCGTCCCCCTTGACTATGATCATTATATCGAAAAGCAAATAAAGCCTATTGCGGAAAGCATACTACCTCTTATCTCGTTAAACTTTGAACAGATTGCTAACGATCAACTTACCTTATTCTAG
- a CDS encoding EF-hand domain-containing protein, whose translation MKITKLSMITSAVVAATLSTSAFAGHHEEKITMGFNALDKDSNGYIVGSESSGAIDSKLVSKMDTDGDSMVSRTEFNTFVDEKPSMFSDEIITQVQTEGTNDAALTEKGNPELFSKADNEMISEKNKELRTEMSATANAKFTEIDMDSDGKISETELDVADVEGDFESMDEDGDSYITRMEYRTYFEEIESE comes from the coding sequence ATGAAGATCACAAAGTTAAGTATGATTACTAGTGCTGTTGTCGCTGCTACACTGTCAACATCAGCATTTGCAGGTCACCATGAAGAAAAGATCACTATGGGCTTCAACGCACTCGATAAAGACAGCAATGGTTACATTGTTGGCTCAGAGTCATCAGGTGCTATCGACAGCAAATTGGTCTCTAAAATGGACACTGATGGAGATAGCATGGTTAGCCGTACAGAATTCAACACGTTTGTTGATGAGAAACCGTCAATGTTTAGCGACGAGATTATCACTCAAGTACAGACAGAAGGAACCAATGACGCGGCGCTAACTGAGAAAGGCAACCCTGAGCTCTTTTCTAAAGCAGATAACGAAATGATCTCAGAAAAGAATAAGGAGTTGCGTACTGAAATGTCAGCGACCGCAAACGCTAAGTTCACTGAAATCGACATGGATAGCGACGGCAAAATCAGCGAGACCGAACTTGACGTAGCGGACGTTGAAGGCGACTTTGAATCGATGGATGAAGATGGTGATTCATATATTACGCGCATGGAATACCGCACCTATTTTGAAGAAATCGAATCAGAATAG
- a CDS encoding AMP-binding protein has protein sequence MMESDSLPNTSFPLPKSEFIGPKNAELTSLTIGQYFKRVVDNYTDHPAIVVRHQNINWTYKEYWLQIERVACGLLANGVEPGDRVGIWSPNNIEWSIVQMATARIGAIMVCLNPAYRPNELAFAINNVQVKYLVMAQSFKQSNYVAMLKELAPEIEDDRNDSLAQPLSLSMLPSLKFIYTIGDQPVDGLLPFSALQREPTESLRIKLTEIEAELSADDNINIQFTSGTTGNPKGATLTHRNILNNGLLVAQAMRFTHKDKLCIPVPLYHCFGMVLGNLVCLASGACAVFPGESFAPETTLRTVEEEKCTALHGVPTMFIAELELPNFKEFDLSTLRTGVMAGSTCPEELMRKVHSEFNMTEVVIGYGQTECSPINHITDIDSPFEKQVKTVGRAMPHTEVKIIDAKGNTLPIGEPGEICAKGYCVMKGYWGDEAKTKATIDDEGWLHSGDLGEMDDEGYVTIVGRIKDMIIRGGENIYPREIEEVLYQHNDVSDAAVFGIPDDRYGEQVCLWIKAKENRHIDEEKIREYLKSKLAYFKVPKYINVVQDYPMTVTGKLQKFKMREHMIETLKKQALKTEA, from the coding sequence ATGATGGAATCAGACAGCTTACCTAACACTTCGTTTCCTCTTCCAAAAAGTGAGTTTATAGGGCCTAAGAATGCAGAACTAACTTCACTGACGATTGGTCAGTACTTCAAAAGAGTTGTCGACAATTACACAGACCACCCAGCCATTGTTGTTCGACATCAGAACATTAATTGGACGTATAAAGAGTACTGGCTTCAAATCGAACGAGTAGCGTGTGGATTGCTTGCTAACGGTGTAGAACCAGGTGATAGAGTAGGTATTTGGTCACCCAACAATATAGAGTGGTCTATTGTGCAAATGGCTACAGCACGTATTGGCGCAATAATGGTGTGCCTAAATCCAGCTTACCGCCCAAATGAACTCGCGTTTGCCATAAATAATGTTCAGGTTAAATACCTTGTCATGGCCCAATCTTTTAAACAGTCTAACTACGTAGCGATGTTAAAAGAACTTGCCCCTGAAATAGAGGATGATAGAAACGACTCCCTAGCGCAGCCACTTTCTCTTTCAATGTTACCGTCACTTAAGTTTATCTACACTATAGGTGACCAACCAGTAGACGGACTACTCCCCTTTTCAGCCCTGCAGAGAGAGCCGACAGAGTCATTGCGTATTAAACTTACAGAGATAGAAGCTGAACTGAGCGCAGACGATAACATTAATATTCAGTTTACTTCTGGGACCACAGGAAACCCTAAGGGCGCTACGTTAACACACCGAAATATTCTCAATAACGGATTACTTGTGGCCCAAGCCATGCGCTTCACACACAAAGATAAGCTATGTATACCCGTTCCGCTTTACCATTGCTTTGGAATGGTGTTGGGTAATTTGGTGTGCTTAGCATCTGGGGCTTGTGCCGTCTTTCCTGGTGAATCATTCGCCCCTGAAACTACACTTCGTACTGTGGAGGAAGAAAAATGCACCGCGTTGCATGGGGTTCCAACTATGTTTATCGCTGAGCTAGAGCTACCGAACTTTAAAGAATTTGATTTATCGACATTACGGACGGGAGTAATGGCTGGCAGTACTTGCCCAGAAGAGCTTATGCGCAAAGTGCATAGTGAGTTCAATATGACCGAAGTGGTTATAGGTTACGGACAAACGGAATGCAGCCCTATTAATCATATTACCGACATAGACTCCCCTTTCGAGAAGCAAGTGAAGACCGTAGGCCGTGCAATGCCTCATACTGAAGTTAAAATTATTGACGCTAAGGGTAATACGTTACCAATTGGTGAGCCAGGAGAAATTTGCGCGAAAGGTTATTGTGTAATGAAAGGCTACTGGGGAGATGAAGCTAAGACAAAAGCAACGATTGATGATGAAGGTTGGTTACACTCTGGTGACCTCGGTGAAATGGACGACGAAGGATATGTCACCATAGTAGGACGGATAAAAGATATGATCATCCGCGGTGGTGAAAATATCTATCCGCGAGAGATAGAAGAGGTATTGTATCAACACAACGACGTATCTGATGCCGCCGTATTTGGTATTCCAGACGATAGATACGGAGAACAAGTTTGTCTTTGGATAAAAGCTAAAGAAAATCGTCACATTGATGAAGAAAAGATACGTGAGTATCTTAAGTCTAAGCTAGCTTACTTTAAGGTTCCAAAATACATAAATGTAGTACAAGACTATCCCATGACGGTCACAGGCAAACTACAGAAGTTTAAAATGCGCGAACACATGATAGAAACACTGAAGAAACAAGCATTAAAAACTGAAGCATAA
- a CDS encoding RNA recognition motif domain-containing protein, which produces MKVGFIQCAVISAIFAIAGYLLFSSASLNVHVPLTVSAALLISGIVTPWLASLIQSPSSSDARAHSNEGSIETLYVGNLPYRANENAVKEYFSSFIEVQSVRLMKDRKTGKRKGYGFIEVVTDDLSSVIDKTNDSIFQERTLKVRPAKDKVHHE; this is translated from the coding sequence ATGAAAGTAGGCTTTATTCAATGCGCCGTTATAAGCGCTATTTTTGCAATTGCAGGTTACTTGTTGTTTTCTTCTGCTAGTTTAAACGTTCATGTTCCACTAACCGTATCAGCAGCTCTGTTGATAAGCGGTATCGTCACTCCATGGCTAGCGTCTCTTATTCAAAGTCCATCTTCCTCAGATGCCAGAGCACACTCTAATGAAGGATCGATAGAAACCTTGTATGTAGGTAATTTGCCTTATCGAGCAAATGAAAACGCTGTGAAGGAATACTTCAGCAGTTTTATTGAAGTACAGTCAGTTCGGCTAATGAAGGATCGAAAAACGGGAAAGCGAAAAGGTTACGGTTTTATTGAAGTTGTTACCGATGACTTAAGTAGCGTTATAGATAAGACGAACGATTCTATTTTTCAAGAGCGTACATTGAAGGTTCGCCCAGCGAAAGATAAAGTCCATCACGAATAG